One stretch of Ostrinia nubilalis chromosome 11, ilOstNubi1.1, whole genome shotgun sequence DNA includes these proteins:
- the LOC135076152 gene encoding venom prothrombin activator notecarin-D2-like, with product MATLLHLEIYPISFKQRYSRHSKVYDTFCGGSIIAPSKLVSAAHCFDHNKKSGCFTETIILSTKEVGVYFAVAGTLVSKERYRPQDNPSGAQWRRLKNVIYPSGYDFPEHDVAVVTTLQPFVFNAHIAPIPFAKRWRDYRGECVASGFGLISHIPEIPQS from the exons ATGGCTACCCTGCTGCACTTGGAGATATACCCTATCA GCTTCAAACAGCGGTACAGCCGTCACAGCAAAGTGTACGACACATTTTGCGGCGGTAGTATCATTGCCCCTTCGAAGTTGGTCTCCGCAGCCCACTGCTTTGACCACAATAAAAAATCGGGTTGTTTCACTGAAACTAT AATATTAAGCACCAAAGAAGTGGGGGTGTATTTTGCTGTGGCGGGTACTCTCGTCAGTAAAGAAAGGTACCGACCTCAAGACAATCCCTCAGGCGCGCAATGGAGAAGGCTAAAAAACGTTATCTACCCTTCAGGCTACGATTTTCCAGAACATGACGTCGCGGTTgtg ACGACATTACAGCCATTTGTTTTCAACGCACACATCGCCCCGATTCCGTTCGCCAAGCGCTGGCGCGACTACCGGGGGGAATGTGTGGCTTCAGGCTTTGGACTGATAAGTCATATACCTGAG ATTCCTCAAAGTTAA
- the LOC135076124 gene encoding mast cell protease 1A-like isoform X1, with amino-acid sequence MVHLDLSYFPYYSIIFIQVALLMINVVIKVFLSFVSLTLQNSCSQLVSLTQQKGEKEVLLDFLDIINENKNARIFNDHCSLRIYGGTDVAIQSVPYQISLRRGLLGGMYWFSGCGGALITLKFVMTAAHCFVGPDFPKIKNNIRAVAGSTRTDASLYTMMREHWRRIKHYYPHKHYDPSTYMHDLAILEVMTPFFLSVRVKPIRIHSYEIRLKMSEGMNCLVTGYGYISKTKRASRLQKVCVPLVTRYNCSFYYHPKYLHDSVFCAGTKGKDSCNGDSGGPIVCHGVLVGLVSYGGECGVDPGVYTRLSSYTHGEPIPFILKQDNASNGISLNRIVLLFLLAINIL; translated from the exons ATGGTTCACCTTGACTTGTCATATTTTCCatattattcaataatattcaTACAAGTAGCTCTCTTAATGATAAATGTtgttataaaagtatttttaagttTTGTGTCGCTGACTCTACAAAATTCATGCAGTCAATTGGTATCCCTAACACAGCAAAAAGGAGAAAAAGAAGTTCTTCTAGACTTTTTA GACATAATTAACGAAAACAAAAATGCAAGAATATTCAATGATCACTGTTCTCTAAGAATATATGGTGGTACAGATGTAGCAATCCAGTCAGTTCCCTATCAG ATCTCATTGCGAAGAGGCTTACTGGGTGGCATGTATTGGTTCTCTGGTTGTGGAGGTGCCTTGATAACTTTAAAATTCGTGATGACAGCCGCGCATTGTTTTGTAGGGCCTGA CTTTCCCAAAATCAAGAACAACATACGAGCAGTGGCTGGCTCGACCAGAACCGACGCGAGCTTATACACGATGATGAGGGAGCACTGGAGGCGGATCAAACATTATTACCCTCATAAACACTATGATCCCAGTACATATATGCATGATTTAGCTATCCTTGAG GTGATGACTCCTTTTTTCTTATCGGTTCGAGTGAAGCCAATTAGGATTCACTCATATGAAATAAGACTTAAGATGTCAGAAGGCATGAACTGCCTTGTGACAGGCTATGGGTACATTTCAAAG ACTAAAAGGGCGAGTAGACTTCAGAAGGTCTGCGTCCCTTTAGTAACAAGATACAACTGCTCGTTCTACTACCATCCTAAGTACCTGCACGACTCTGTGTTCTGCGCTGGGACCAAGGGCAAGGACAGTTGTAAc GGAGACTCCGGTGGCCCCATAGTATGCCACGGGGTCCTAGTGGGGCTGGTCTCGTACGGGGGCGAGTGCGGGGTCGACCCTGGAGTCTACACGCGGCTGTCCAGCTACACCCATGGCGAACCCATACCGTTCATCTTGAAGCAAGACAACGCCAGCAATGGGATCTCTCTCAACAGAATCGTCCTTTTATTCTTGCTTGCAATAAATATACTGTAG
- the LOC135076124 gene encoding trypsin alpha-3-like isoform X2 produces MYWFSGCGGALITLKFVMTAAHCFVGPDFPKIKNNIRAVAGSTRTDASLYTMMREHWRRIKHYYPHKHYDPSTYMHDLAILEVMTPFFLSVRVKPIRIHSYEIRLKMSEGMNCLVTGYGYISKTKRASRLQKVCVPLVTRYNCSFYYHPKYLHDSVFCAGTKGKDSCNGDSGGPIVCHGVLVGLVSYGGECGVDPGVYTRLSSYTHGEPIPFILKQDNASNGISLNRIVLLFLLAINIL; encoded by the exons ATGTATTGGTTCTCTGGTTGTGGAGGTGCCTTGATAACTTTAAAATTCGTGATGACAGCCGCGCATTGTTTTGTAGGGCCTGA CTTTCCCAAAATCAAGAACAACATACGAGCAGTGGCTGGCTCGACCAGAACCGACGCGAGCTTATACACGATGATGAGGGAGCACTGGAGGCGGATCAAACATTATTACCCTCATAAACACTATGATCCCAGTACATATATGCATGATTTAGCTATCCTTGAG GTGATGACTCCTTTTTTCTTATCGGTTCGAGTGAAGCCAATTAGGATTCACTCATATGAAATAAGACTTAAGATGTCAGAAGGCATGAACTGCCTTGTGACAGGCTATGGGTACATTTCAAAG ACTAAAAGGGCGAGTAGACTTCAGAAGGTCTGCGTCCCTTTAGTAACAAGATACAACTGCTCGTTCTACTACCATCCTAAGTACCTGCACGACTCTGTGTTCTGCGCTGGGACCAAGGGCAAGGACAGTTGTAAc GGAGACTCCGGTGGCCCCATAGTATGCCACGGGGTCCTAGTGGGGCTGGTCTCGTACGGGGGCGAGTGCGGGGTCGACCCTGGAGTCTACACGCGGCTGTCCAGCTACACCCATGGCGAACCCATACCGTTCATCTTGAAGCAAGACAACGCCAGCAATGGGATCTCTCTCAACAGAATCGTCCTTTTATTCTTGCTTGCAATAAATATACTGTAG
- the LOC135076129 gene encoding acyl-CoA Delta(11) desaturase-like, giving the protein MVPYATTADGHPEKDECFEDNEIKSNSLPKLEILYFNVMTFTFLHLSALYGLYLGFTSVKWATIGLGIIFYFFAEIGITAGAHRLWSHRSYKAKLPLEILLIVFNSMAFQNTALSWARDHRVHHKCPDTNGDPHNANRGFFYSHVGWLLTKKSDEVIKQGKLCDVADLYSNPVLRFQKKYAVPFIGMLCFVLPTLIPMYFWGETLNNAWHFNMFRYVINLNATFCVNSVVHKWGYKPYDKNICPTQNVLLNLAVLGEAFHNYHHVFPWDYRAAELGNQKMNPTTLFIDFFAWIGWAYDLKTASKEMIKSRSERTGDGTDLWGHSADKLK; this is encoded by the exons ATGGTTCCATACGCTACCACAGCAGATGGACATCCAGAAAAAGATGAGTGCTTTGAAGATAATGAAATCAAATCGAATTCCTTGCCGAAACTGGAAATACTATACTTCAACGTTATGACATTCACGTTCTTACATCTATCTGCGCTTTATGGGCTGTATTTGGGATTTACATCAGTTAAATGGGCAACTATAGGACTTG gaattatattttatttttttgctgaGATTGGAATCACTGCTGGTGCCCATAGACTATGGAGTCATAGAAGCTATAAAGCGAAACTTCCCCTGGAAATACTTCTCATAGTGTTTAACAGCATGGCATTTCAAAATACTGCGCTCTCGTGGGCCAGAGACCATCGGGTGCACCATAAATGTCCTGACACCAATGGTGATCCTCACAATGCGAATCGAGGATTCTTCTATTCGCACGTAGGATGGCTATTGACCAAGAAATCTGATGAAGTCATCAAACAGGGAAAATTGTGTGATGTGGCTGATTTATACAGTAACCCTGTGTTACGTTTCCAGAAAAA ATACGCAGTGCCGTTTATTGGAATGCTTTGTTTCGTTCTCCCGACTCTTATCCCGATGTACTTCTGGGGCGAAACTTTAAACAATGCCTGGCATTTTAACATGTTTCGTTATGTCATTAACCTAAACGCAACGTTCTGCGTCAACAGCGTCGTCCATAAGTGGGGCTACAAGCCGTACGACAAAAACATTTGTCCGACACAAAACGTTCTTCTGAACCTTGCTGTGCTTGGCGAAGCGTTTCACAACTACCACCATGTGTTCCCATGGGATTACAGGGCGGCGGAATTAGGCAACCAAAAAATGAACCCCACGACTCTGTTCATAGACTTCTTCGCTTGGATTGGATGGGCTTATGATCTCAAGACAGCGTCTAAAGAAATGATAAAGAGTAGGTCGGAGAGAACTGGCGACGGCACGGACTTATGGGGTCACAGTGCcgataaactaaaataa